From Desulfobacterales bacterium, the proteins below share one genomic window:
- a CDS encoding protein kinase — protein sequence MRTIGKYQIKGLLGKGGMGRVYKAVLPEVEKIVALKHLTPHEHMQQLLGKEQIDNLFFTEAQVLANINHPHVAGLLDFDYDESGRPFFVMEYLCMNLGDLIGETYDIEQPTRLLSPERATRYMDQTLAGLDRLHEAGIIHRDIKPYNILLTDDDRVKIIDLGLSRLRGEVKDLPETFKIGTPYYAPPEQERNPDQADERADLYSAAVMAWRMLTGTLPPEFDEPAPPSSVNPLLGDVWDEVLSRGIDADPARRFQNCAEMRVAITDAFAKWQKTIEQTCQWTPPESAYQKPAASQSPRKAPLKVRGNRALSVFGLDARHRPAAQMTGKFQKLDAHRVLDNAMGLIWQPSGSPYPLDWYSAQAYIDRLNKKDFGGIDRWRLPTVDELLTLLEPKTVLGDFCQPPIFDNQKNRLWSSDKKSFTAAWYVHTEMGYVDSQDRTCRFYVRAVADA from the coding sequence ATGAGGACTATCGGCAAGTATCAGATCAAGGGGCTTTTGGGAAAAGGCGGTATGGGGCGGGTGTATAAGGCAGTGCTGCCGGAAGTCGAAAAAATCGTCGCCTTAAAACATCTAACTCCGCATGAGCATATGCAGCAGCTGCTCGGAAAAGAGCAGATCGATAACCTGTTTTTTACCGAAGCACAGGTGCTGGCAAATATTAATCATCCCCATGTGGCAGGGCTGCTTGATTTTGACTATGATGAATCCGGCCGCCCCTTCTTTGTCATGGAATACCTGTGCATGAACCTTGGCGACCTTATCGGCGAGACCTATGATATTGAACAGCCGACCCGACTGCTGTCGCCCGAGCGGGCCACCCGGTACATGGATCAGACCCTGGCCGGTCTTGACCGCCTGCACGAAGCCGGGATTATCCATCGGGATATCAAGCCCTATAATATTCTCTTAACCGACGATGACCGGGTCAAAATCATCGATCTTGGCTTGTCGCGGCTAAGAGGCGAAGTGAAAGATCTGCCGGAAACATTTAAAATCGGGACCCCGTATTACGCCCCGCCGGAACAGGAGAGGAATCCGGATCAGGCCGATGAACGGGCGGATCTTTACAGCGCGGCGGTTATGGCCTGGCGGATGCTGACCGGCACGCTCCCGCCGGAATTCGATGAACCTGCACCCCCGTCCAGCGTCAATCCCCTGCTGGGCGATGTGTGGGATGAAGTGCTGAGCAGAGGAATTGATGCAGATCCGGCCAGGCGGTTTCAGAATTGTGCGGAAATGCGGGTGGCGATAACTGACGCCTTTGCCAAATGGCAAAAAACCATCGAACAGACCTGCCAGTGGACGCCGCCTGAATCCGCCTATCAAAAGCCCGCCGCCAGCCAGTCTCCACGTAAAGCCCCCTTAAAAGTCCGGGGGAATAGGGCGCTATCGGTTTTCGGGCTAGATGCCCGGCACCGGCCGGCCGCCCAGATGACCGGAAAGTTTCAAAAACTTGATGCCCATAGGGTGCTGGATAATGCCATGGGGCTAATCTGGCAGCCCTCCGGCAGCCCTTATCCACTGGACTGGTATAGCGCCCAGGCATATATAGATCGTTTAAATAAGAAGGATTTCGGTGGAATTGACAGATGGCGGCTGCCTACAGTGGATGAACTGCTCACCCTGCTCGAGCCGAAGACCGTGCTGGGCGACTTTTGCCAGCCACCGATTTTTGACAACCAGAAAAACCGGCTCTGGAGTTCGGACAAAAAGTCTTTTACCGCGGCCTGGTATGTACATACGGAAATGGGGTATGTGGACAGCCAGGACCGGACGTGCCGCTTTTATGTGCGGGCCGTGGCAGATGCCTGA
- the gspG gene encoding type II secretion system major pseudopilin GspG: protein MKSNFKTPLLNPLSLRTPGQVKKQAGFTLIELMVVIVILSILAVYVAPKLVGREEQAKQVKARVDIQGLETALKLYKLDNGRYPTTEQGLEALVKPPDTGKAAENWRKGGYIEKGKIASDPWGNDYIYLSPGSHGDYDIISYGADGEPGGEDENKDIKSWEIE from the coding sequence ATGAAATCAAATTTCAAAACACCACTTCTTAACCCATTATCCTTAAGAACGCCCGGCCAGGTTAAAAAACAAGCTGGTTTTACGCTGATCGAGTTGATGGTGGTTATCGTTATTCTGAGCATCCTGGCGGTTTATGTGGCGCCCAAGCTTGTCGGCCGGGAAGAGCAGGCCAAGCAGGTGAAGGCCCGCGTGGACATTCAGGGCCTGGAAACCGCCTTAAAGCTCTATAAGCTTGATAACGGCCGGTATCCCACCACTGAGCAGGGCCTGGAGGCCCTGGTTAAGCCGCCGGATACCGGAAAAGCGGCGGAAAACTGGCGGAAAGGCGGCTACATTGAGAAAGGCAAAATTGCCAGTGACCCCTGGGGCAATGACTATATCTATTTAAGCCCCGGCAGCCATGGGGATTATGATATTATTTCCTATGGCGCAGACGGCGAACCCGGCGGGGAAGATGAAAACAAAGACATCAAAAGCTGGGAGATCGAATAG
- a CDS encoding type II secretion system protein, whose protein sequence is MTHCIPFRPTAYRNKKGFTLIELIVVITLIGTMMFFAVPRLNTNLLSSDKREVSKWLVLTVKTLKENAVRQQTRHILHVDFDNHKFWTSVDAPASADMPEMDELAEMAESKQNEFQMPDGYRLLDVQYRGDQRESSGVAEIRFYKKGYSDHAMIHVENAEANRFTYEIQPFLLQVQIHEDHVEF, encoded by the coding sequence TTGACGCACTGCATCCCATTTCGTCCCACAGCGTATCGAAATAAAAAGGGATTTACCCTTATTGAGCTGATCGTGGTGATCACCTTGATCGGTACCATGATGTTTTTCGCCGTTCCGCGCTTAAACACCAACCTCTTGTCCTCAGACAAGCGGGAGGTGTCCAAGTGGCTTGTGCTCACGGTTAAAACATTAAAGGAAAATGCGGTCAGGCAGCAGACCCGCCACATTCTTCATGTGGATTTTGATAACCATAAATTCTGGACCTCAGTGGATGCGCCGGCGTCGGCGGATATGCCGGAGATGGATGAACTGGCGGAAATGGCAGAGAGCAAACAAAATGAATTTCAGATGCCGGATGGATACCGGCTGCTTGATGTCCAATACCGGGGGGATCAGAGAGAAAGCAGCGGCGTGGCCGAGATCCGATTCTACAAAAAGGGCTATTCCGATCATGCGATGATCCATGTGGAGAATGCGGAAGCCAACCGGTTCACATATGAAATTCAACCATTTCTTCTCCAGGTGCAGATTCATGAAGATCATGTGGAATTCTGA
- the gspI gene encoding type II secretion system minor pseudopilin GspI yields MKIMWNSEYCPPKSARGFTLLEVMVALAIIAIVLVSVLRMQGQTISMNESFRFYTVAPQLAGAKMTEIRQDPESAELNSSGNFDETFSGYSWKAAVEEVVIETEEAREMKLNRVDVIVSYMDDAHSYSIREYMPAEADEL; encoded by the coding sequence ATGAAGATCATGTGGAATTCTGAATACTGCCCGCCGAAATCCGCCAGGGGATTTACCCTTCTGGAGGTCATGGTGGCGCTGGCCATTATCGCCATTGTACTGGTCAGCGTCCTTCGGATGCAGGGCCAGACCATTTCCATGAATGAGTCCTTTCGGTTTTATACCGTCGCCCCGCAACTGGCCGGGGCCAAAATGACGGAAATCCGCCAGGACCCGGAATCCGCTGAATTAAACAGCAGCGGCAATTTTGACGAAACGTTTTCCGGATACAGCTGGAAGGCCGCGGTTGAAGAGGTCGTAATTGAGACTGAGGAGGCCCGGGAAATGAAGCTCAACCGCGTGGATGTAATTGTTTCGTATATGGATGATGCGCATTCTTATTCCATCCGGGAATACATGCCGGCGGAGGCCGATGAACTCTAA
- a CDS encoding prepilin-type N-terminal cleavage/methylation domain-containing protein, with amino-acid sequence MNSKSGIKGQTAERSEKIPFPAQQGFTLLEILIAIFIFAVVMTTIYSAFNAVVSKNEAINEGRGLYEMTRNCLDRMVSDFSAIYVEQPPLYEPPDFDDPPDPYRFVCTEEMVGTQNFSRVRFAGNAHLPLGRDKNTGIAEIVYYVDELEPPKSGYVLRRKDRAYPYETEDRFEETDDDPIICKGIQAFSVVCYDNEGESQAQWDSEEDMGKYATPRSVEIQLTVSNGETKYPFKTAVSLPVYREKMEEGRQGP; translated from the coding sequence ATGAACTCTAAATCCGGAATCAAAGGGCAAACCGCGGAGCGTTCGGAAAAAATCCCATTTCCCGCTCAACAGGGGTTTACCCTGCTTGAAATCCTGATCGCCATTTTCATCTTCGCCGTTGTCATGACCACCATTTATTCGGCGTTTAACGCCGTGGTATCGAAAAATGAGGCCATCAATGAGGGCCGCGGCCTCTATGAGATGACCCGCAACTGCCTGGATCGTATGGTGAGCGATTTTTCGGCGATTTACGTGGAGCAGCCCCCCCTATATGAGCCGCCGGATTTTGACGACCCGCCGGACCCCTACCGGTTTGTTTGCACGGAGGAAATGGTGGGCACGCAAAATTTTTCCCGCGTCCGGTTTGCCGGCAACGCCCATTTACCCCTGGGCAGGGATAAAAATACCGGTATAGCGGAAATTGTTTATTATGTGGACGAGCTGGAACCGCCGAAATCCGGGTATGTACTCCGCCGTAAGGACCGGGCCTATCCCTATGAGACGGAAGACCGGTTTGAAGAGACGGACGATGATCCGATCATCTGTAAAGGCATTCAGGCGTTTTCCGTAGTCTGCTACGATAATGAGGGCGAATCCCAGGCGCAGTGGGATTCTGAAGAAGATATGGGAAAATATGCCACGCCCCGCTCCGTGGAGATTCAACTGACGGTATCAAACGGCGAAACCAAATATCCGTTTAAGACCGCGGTTAGTCTGCCGGTTTACCGGGAAAAAATGGAAGAGGGGAGGCAGGGCCCTTGA
- a CDS encoding type II secretion system protein GspK — protein sequence MGKAPNRHNKGIALIVTLTIITLLVTISLELNRQVRSAVTDSAAFRDRATLRHMICSGVAMAETILSRDKKDTEVDSVQEDWANPEKIDAYLSQLAFDKGELSIRISDELSRIQVNSLVKFPKGREFNENQQKLWYRFITLMLEQQEESEETFFNEPIEPAGIINPVKDWLDSEDDDAISGLTGAEDDHYRDLDPPYACRNGPIRHINELLRIKNISPELFYSTEDAMAGIAQFMTVYGMEKGNNGFTYPGKININTAEMPVIAGILPAGREFLAPEIVSYREEKEGDEYLHELSEPNWYKQVPGCSDLEIESDLITTQSDIYRIECMGELHGMTMAARVIVERQKESESGRWVCRQLSWRFL from the coding sequence ATGGGGAAAGCCCCAAACAGACATAATAAAGGGATTGCCCTGATCGTGACGTTGACGATTATTACGCTTCTGGTCACCATCTCCCTTGAGCTCAATCGCCAGGTGCGCAGCGCGGTGACGGATTCCGCGGCTTTCAGGGATCGCGCCACTTTGCGGCATATGATATGTTCGGGGGTTGCCATGGCGGAAACCATTCTTTCGCGGGATAAAAAGGATACGGAAGTGGACTCTGTTCAGGAGGACTGGGCGAATCCCGAAAAAATTGATGCCTATTTGTCGCAGCTCGCCTTTGATAAGGGCGAGCTATCAATCCGCATCAGCGATGAACTGAGCCGCATTCAGGTGAATTCGCTGGTGAAATTTCCCAAGGGCCGGGAGTTCAATGAGAATCAGCAGAAGCTCTGGTATCGGTTTATCACCCTGATGCTGGAGCAGCAGGAAGAATCCGAAGAAACCTTTTTCAACGAGCCGATCGAGCCGGCAGGGATCATCAATCCGGTCAAAGACTGGCTGGATTCGGAGGATGACGATGCGATTAGCGGCTTAACCGGCGCAGAGGATGACCATTACCGGGATCTTGATCCCCCCTATGCCTGCCGGAACGGCCCGATCCGCCACATCAATGAATTGCTGCGGATCAAAAACATATCGCCGGAACTCTTTTACAGTACCGAAGACGCCATGGCCGGTATTGCCCAGTTTATGACCGTCTATGGAATGGAAAAAGGCAATAACGGGTTTACCTATCCGGGAAAAATCAATATCAATACGGCTGAGATGCCGGTGATTGCCGGCATACTGCCGGCTGGCCGGGAGTTTCTCGCCCCTGAAATTGTCTCCTATCGGGAAGAAAAAGAGGGGGATGAATACCTCCATGAATTATCCGAGCCGAACTGGTACAAACAGGTGCCCGGATGCAGTGATTTGGAAATTGAATCCGATTTGATTACAACCCAGAGCGATATTTACCGTATCGAGTGCATGGGGGAACTACACGGCATGACCATGGCGGCCCGGGTCATTGTTGAACGGCAGAAAGAAAGCGAAAGCGGCCGATGGGTTTGCCGGCAGTTAAGCTGGCGCTTTTTGTAG
- the gspL gene encoding type II secretion system protein GspL has protein sequence MSRPYLSIDIRDHAISALLVKSGLRGNVIEGHVHVPLEAAGGADTLEDNPWYAAIAQVVEKLDASGATCLISLPPALISYRNLRVPFKEDRKIRQVLPLEIEPLLPFPLDEVILDFQTVRKAEGADLIAAAVEKEKLKPILDALNAFRLSPQIIMPGGFPVAQCLARQKKEENFLYVDMDETSTTLFAVVSERVHLVRSIYTGNVTQKQRLRTLQTNIRRFLVAFENIYGFEFQPGAAYFSGNGPVHAEAVETIGTQLNIRTEPVRMEEIGEFNFQWEMDGERALTDQANNPLCLVSIDLFRISALNFFQERYALYRYWEEYKSDIVKTGIIAALVLIIGMYGLIFQARHLSQQVNRMDRRIVEIFQSTFPEVSRIVDPLQQMQVKVRQAKGRNVFAGSLNEEVLNIDILNDLSRLIPSSIDVIITRFVRGGGSILISGHTDTFNAVDDIKGALSRSEYFDEITISSANMDKAANRIQFKLKLGISEPSNLSG, from the coding sequence ATGAGCAGACCGTATCTTTCCATAGACATCCGGGATCACGCCATATCCGCGCTTTTGGTCAAAAGCGGGTTAAGGGGCAATGTGATTGAAGGCCACGTCCATGTTCCGCTTGAAGCCGCGGGGGGAGCGGATACCCTTGAAGATAATCCCTGGTATGCGGCCATTGCCCAGGTTGTCGAAAAGCTGGATGCAAGCGGGGCGACGTGTTTAATCTCCCTGCCGCCCGCCCTGATATCCTATCGCAACCTGCGGGTGCCCTTTAAAGAAGATCGTAAAATCCGGCAGGTGTTGCCGCTCGAGATCGAGCCCTTGCTGCCGTTTCCGCTGGACGAGGTAATCCTTGATTTCCAAACCGTCCGCAAAGCCGAAGGCGCGGATCTGATCGCCGCAGCGGTTGAAAAGGAAAAGCTTAAGCCTATACTTGATGCATTGAATGCCTTTCGGCTGAGCCCCCAGATCATCATGCCGGGCGGTTTTCCTGTGGCCCAGTGCCTCGCGCGCCAGAAAAAGGAGGAGAATTTTCTGTATGTGGACATGGATGAGACGTCAACCACGCTCTTTGCGGTGGTATCCGAGCGGGTTCATCTGGTGCGGTCCATATATACCGGAAATGTCACCCAAAAACAGCGCCTGCGCACGCTTCAAACCAATATCCGGCGATTTCTGGTGGCCTTTGAAAACATTTACGGGTTTGAGTTTCAGCCCGGGGCCGCCTATTTCTCAGGCAATGGCCCGGTCCACGCGGAAGCCGTGGAAACCATCGGCACACAGCTCAATATCCGGACCGAACCGGTCCGCATGGAGGAAATCGGCGAGTTCAACTTCCAATGGGAGATGGACGGCGAGAGAGCCTTAACGGATCAGGCCAATAATCCCCTATGCCTGGTGAGCATTGATCTGTTTCGGATTTCAGCGCTTAACTTTTTTCAGGAGCGCTATGCCCTCTACCGGTATTGGGAGGAATATAAATCCGATATCGTTAAAACCGGCATTATTGCCGCACTGGTCTTGATCATCGGGATGTATGGCCTAATCTTCCAGGCCCGGCATCTGAGCCAGCAGGTCAACCGGATGGATCGCCGGATTGTCGAGATTTTTCAATCCACATTTCCGGAGGTATCGCGGATAGTGGACCCGCTTCAGCAAATGCAGGTCAAGGTTCGACAGGCCAAAGGCAGAAATGTGTTCGCCGGCAGCCTAAACGAAGAGGTTTTGAATATTGATATCCTAAACGATTTAAGCCGCCTGATCCCCTCTTCGATTGATGTTATCATTACCCGGTTCGTCAGAGGGGGCGGATCGATTTTAATCTCCGGACATACGGACACCTTTAATGCGGTGGATGATATCAAGGGCGCCTTGTCCCGTTCCGAATATTTTGATGAAATCACCATTAGTTCGGCTAACATGGACAAAGCCGCCAATCGGATCCAGTTCAAACTTAAACTGGGCATATCCGAGCCTTCAAACCTATCCGGGTAA
- the gspM gene encoding type II secretion system protein GspM has product MININLNQREKIIVSGAGLFIAAFVLVQLIIMPVFEKRDELQRKLDAKRQTLSEMQQLRAEYQELQQKITASRTQFDRRPANFTLFSFMDRLAGQTGIKEHVSYMKPSTTVNDETGVTLSRVEMELQGISLKDLTKYLYNVETSENMVMVKRLSISRTGRDSALIDAVLQAETVET; this is encoded by the coding sequence ATGATAAATATTAACTTAAACCAGCGTGAAAAAATCATTGTTTCCGGGGCTGGCCTGTTCATTGCCGCATTTGTCCTGGTCCAGCTGATTATCATGCCGGTGTTTGAAAAACGCGATGAGCTTCAGCGAAAACTTGATGCCAAACGGCAAACACTTTCCGAAATGCAGCAGCTTCGGGCCGAATATCAGGAGCTGCAGCAAAAGATCACCGCCTCCCGGACCCAGTTCGACAGACGACCGGCCAATTTTACCCTGTTCTCATTTATGGACCGGCTGGCCGGGCAAACCGGGATCAAGGAGCATGTGAGTTATATGAAGCCCTCGACCACAGTAAACGATGAGACGGGCGTGACTCTGTCCCGTGTGGAAATGGAGCTTCAGGGCATCTCCCTGAAGGATCTCACAAAATATCTTTATAATGTCGAAACATCGGAGAATATGGTGATGGTAAAACGCCTCTCCATTTCCCGGACGGGGCGGGATAGCGCTCTGATCGATGCGGTACTGCAGGCGGAAACCGTAGAGACCTGA
- the gspN gene encoding type II secretion system protein GspN, with amino-acid sequence MKKWIGYIGYGLIILIAFLYLLFPSREIRDYLIQEAEKRVPGLSVGIGALAPSLPPGLKFSELDVSLQNRPVFNASQMIVTPRYLSLFAADKSFRLKGEVYQGTLSGDAAVATASKPQYSADIDFEGIQMNAIDPLKKLIPHQVFGAAQGEIKYSTQGGPWGKGHAEVTVSGCRVVLKPSFFGIQELPLGKVKGVIEVKNRQAAIEEITIDGNQISGNAHGTIGLRRPLSQSTVQLEGTLKPHPSLIKELGRTVPSQLLSQRDIVDKGIPFRLSGTLDRPNFSLR; translated from the coding sequence ATGAAAAAGTGGATCGGCTACATAGGCTACGGGCTCATCATACTGATCGCATTTTTGTATCTGCTGTTTCCGTCCCGAGAGATCCGGGACTATCTGATTCAAGAGGCGGAAAAGCGTGTCCCCGGCTTATCGGTGGGCATCGGTGCGCTTGCGCCCAGCCTGCCGCCCGGCCTTAAATTTTCCGAGCTGGATGTTTCACTTCAAAACCGACCGGTTTTTAATGCCAGTCAAATGATTGTGACGCCCCGGTACCTATCGCTTTTTGCCGCTGACAAGTCTTTTCGATTAAAAGGAGAGGTCTACCAGGGGACGCTAAGCGGCGATGCCGCCGTGGCAACTGCTTCAAAACCACAATATTCTGCGGATATTGATTTTGAAGGCATTCAGATGAATGCGATTGACCCCTTAAAAAAACTGATCCCGCATCAGGTTTTTGGCGCCGCTCAAGGGGAGATCAAATACAGCACCCAGGGCGGCCCTTGGGGCAAGGGTCATGCGGAAGTTACTGTTTCCGGATGTCGGGTGGTACTCAAGCCTTCTTTCTTCGGGATTCAGGAGTTGCCCTTGGGCAAAGTTAAGGGCGTCATTGAAGTTAAAAATCGCCAGGCTGCCATCGAAGAAATAACGATTGACGGCAACCAGATATCCGGCAATGCCCACGGTACCATAGGGCTGCGGCGCCCGCTTTCCCAAAGCACAGTTCAGCTGGAAGGCACACTCAAGCCGCATCCCTCCCTCATCAAGGAACTGGGCCGAACCGTGCCGTCACAGCTGTTATCCCAGCGCGATATTGTGGACAAGGGGATTCCGTTTCGTCTGTCCGGCACGCTTGACCGGCCGAATTTTTCGCTTCGATAG
- the gspC gene encoding type II secretion system protein GspC: MIRRIFILINLGLLTLGLYFGVQLFYQVVTAELLTVGAGAGIIDGSLSAGRTKARHSRGGNAQPDFSEYRAIVNRDLFKTIEAPEAEPETDAVELDKLKQTQLNLKLWGTVTGTGEKAYAVIEDKSKNRQGLYHKGDAIQNATIKMILRKKVVLRVSGEDEILAMEDEKDPTDRMDTARNSRGRESYSYAGGNRVMIDRDEINSALNNINQLMQQVRVRPHFKNGRPNGLILTHIRNDSIFNELGLKSGDIVKGVNGQEIESVDDALKFYNNLKSSSSVQLQIERRGQEKSISYQIN; the protein is encoded by the coding sequence ATGATCAGACGCATATTTATATTAATCAATCTCGGGCTCCTTACTTTGGGTCTTTATTTCGGGGTCCAGCTCTTCTATCAGGTGGTGACCGCGGAGCTGCTGACGGTCGGCGCAGGTGCCGGAATCATCGATGGCAGCCTTTCCGCAGGCCGAACAAAGGCCCGCCATTCCCGGGGCGGCAATGCCCAGCCGGATTTTTCCGAATATCGGGCAATCGTTAACCGGGATCTGTTTAAAACCATTGAAGCCCCTGAAGCTGAGCCTGAAACCGACGCGGTTGAACTGGACAAGCTGAAACAAACCCAGTTGAACCTTAAACTATGGGGCACGGTCACCGGCACTGGAGAAAAAGCCTATGCCGTGATCGAGGATAAAAGCAAAAACCGCCAGGGGCTGTACCATAAAGGGGATGCGATCCAGAATGCGACCATTAAAATGATTCTGCGCAAAAAAGTGGTTCTGCGGGTTAGCGGCGAGGACGAAATCCTGGCTATGGAAGATGAGAAAGACCCCACGGATCGGATGGATACGGCGCGAAACAGCAGAGGCCGTGAATCCTATTCCTATGCAGGCGGTAATCGGGTGATGATTGATAGAGATGAGATCAACTCAGCGCTAAATAACATCAACCAGCTCATGCAGCAGGTCCGGGTGCGCCCCCACTTTAAAAACGGAAGACCCAATGGGTTGATTTTAACCCATATCCGCAACGATTCGATCTTCAATGAGTTGGGCCTAAAAAGCGGAGATATCGTCAAAGGCGTCAACGGCCAGGAGATCGAATCCGTGGATGATGCCTTGAAATTTTATAACAATCTGAAATCTTCCTCCTCTGTGCAGCTGCAGATCGAACGCCGGGGGCAGGAAAAAAGCATCAGCTATCAGATCAATTAA
- the gspD gene encoding type II secretion system secretin GspD, protein MQNLLKMAFVIGCVGLISFFSVSLDAYAQNGENAAASQASSEAPASGRYVSIDFNDVDIEVFIKFISELTGRNFVIDQRVKGKVTIISPTKISVDEAYKVFESVLEVHGYTTVDAGEVTKIIPSPYARTMNIETRLKEEMDSPEDKIVTQLIHLRYADPNDVKQLCAPLVSKSSVVLSYEPTNMLIITDVYSNITRLMKIIEAIDVTGIGKEISVIPVEHADAQELVKIIDSVFNEQRRQRKRPEQTINLVADQRTNIIVVMASEGDTDQVKKLIGMLDKKMPKGKERIHVVYLQHAKAEELAQVLQELPSKSGGEAEPGKKVAPIVSQNIQISADKATNSLIIRAEKDDYQTLKNIIDQLDIQRSMVYIEVLIMEINKEKSLNMGTEWIVGGEAAHQDKEGVYGGGFTGGAAIGGDPGYLSTTAAATGTASAASALPPGFSLGVFGENITVGDVSFPTIQGIIQLYRKDKDVNILQTPQLLTTDNETAKITVGKNVPFLTKSASGDTNFNNFEYKDVGISLEITPQINKNRQIRLEILEEVNTLESTTATFQPTTLKRTIETTVVVDDKNTVVLGGLIDESLSSTEYKMPCLGSIPVIGWLFKSMGKGNQETNLFVFLTPHVVQGAEDAKTIYDSKKKHIEDKVEEGKIKLYDERINPFAPEQLQRKPENAE, encoded by the coding sequence ATGCAGAATTTGCTAAAAATGGCATTCGTTATCGGGTGCGTTGGGCTTATTTCCTTTTTTTCGGTTTCTTTAGATGCATATGCACAGAATGGTGAAAATGCCGCGGCTTCGCAGGCCAGCTCTGAAGCCCCCGCATCGGGCCGGTATGTATCCATTGACTTTAATGACGTGGATATCGAGGTGTTTATCAAGTTCATCAGTGAACTGACCGGCAGGAATTTCGTGATCGATCAGCGGGTCAAAGGCAAAGTCACCATTATTTCGCCGACCAAAATTTCGGTGGATGAGGCCTACAAAGTATTTGAATCGGTTTTGGAGGTCCACGGCTATACCACCGTGGATGCCGGCGAGGTCACCAAAATCATTCCATCCCCCTATGCACGGACCATGAATATTGAAACCCGCCTGAAAGAGGAGATGGACTCGCCCGAGGATAAAATCGTCACCCAGCTGATCCATCTCCGATACGCCGATCCTAATGACGTTAAGCAGCTGTGTGCCCCCCTGGTATCCAAAAGCAGCGTCGTGCTATCCTATGAGCCGACCAACATGCTGATCATCACCGACGTGTATTCCAATATTACCCGGCTCATGAAAATTATTGAGGCCATTGATGTCACCGGCATTGGCAAGGAGATCTCAGTGATTCCGGTCGAGCATGCGGATGCCCAGGAGCTGGTCAAAATCATTGATTCGGTCTTTAATGAACAGCGCCGTCAGCGCAAGCGGCCGGAGCAGACCATCAATCTGGTGGCTGACCAGCGCACCAACATAATTGTGGTGATGGCCAGTGAGGGGGATACCGACCAGGTGAAAAAACTGATCGGCATGCTGGATAAAAAAATGCCCAAAGGCAAGGAGCGGATCCATGTGGTCTATCTCCAGCACGCCAAAGCCGAGGAGTTGGCACAGGTACTTCAGGAACTCCCCTCAAAATCCGGGGGAGAGGCGGAGCCGGGTAAAAAGGTAGCCCCGATCGTCTCCCAGAATATCCAGATTTCAGCGGATAAAGCGACCAACAGTCTGATTATCCGGGCAGAGAAAGATGATTACCAGACCCTCAAGAATATCATTGATCAACTGGATATCCAGCGATCCATGGTTTATATCGAAGTGCTGATCATGGAAATCAACAAAGAGAAGTCTTTGAATATGGGTACTGAGTGGATTGTCGGCGGTGAAGCCGCTCATCAGGATAAGGAGGGTGTCTATGGCGGCGGCTTTACAGGGGGGGCGGCCATTGGCGGAGATCCTGGATATTTGTCCACCACTGCCGCCGCCACCGGTACTGCCTCCGCGGCATCAGCTCTGCCCCCGGGCTTTTCTTTGGGGGTGTTCGGGGAAAACATTACCGTCGGGGATGTATCGTTTCCCACCATCCAGGGAATTATCCAGCTTTATAGAAAAGATAAGGATGTCAATATCCTCCAGACCCCCCAGTTGTTGACCACCGACAATGAAACCGCCAAAATCACGGTGGGTAAAAACGTGCCCTTTCTGACCAAATCCGCCTCCGGGGACACCAATTTCAATAATTTTGAATACAAGGATGTGGGCATCAGCCTGGAAATTACGCCCCAGATAAACAAAAACCGGCAAATCCGGCTTGAGATTTTAGAGGAGGTGAACACCCTTGAATCCACGACCGCCACGTTTCAGCCGACGACACTGAAACGGACCATTGAAACCACCGTCGTGGTGGATGATAAAAATACCGTGGTCCTGGGCGGCTTAATCGATGAAAGCCTGTCCTCCACCGAATACAAGATGCCCTGTCTGGGCAGCATTCCAGTGATTGGCTGGCTGTTTAAGTCCATGGGCAAGGGGAATCAAGAAACCAACCTGTTTGTTTTTCTCACTCCGCACGTGGTGCAGGGCGCCGAGGATGCAAAAACCATTTATGACAGCAAGAAAAAGCATATTGAAGATAAAGTTGAAGAAGGCAAAATAAAGCTCTATGATGAGCGCATCAACCCCTTTGCACCGGAGCAACTCCAACGCAAGCCGGAAAATGCTGAATAG